The window ACAGCAGTATATCATTCAGTTTCCCAATGCTTATATCCTGGACAGCATGAATATTGTGTCAGGAGGATTTAATATGGTTCAGGCTGAACTGAATGCTATGGAATTTCTTTTAAACGTAAGCAAAGAATGGGATTACTTTATTAATCTGAGCGGTGAAGACTATCCCCTGAAATCACAAAATATCATCCGTAAATTTCTCACTTTCAATAAGGGCCGAAATTATCTTTTCTACTATGACCAGAAGTTTTACAGGCCGGATACCCTCCAGCGAATACAAAATCATTTTACAGAATTAGCTTATATTATTTCTTCTTTCATTTACAAAAGAGCATTTATGAAAGATGTGACACCTTATATCGGCGGAAAATGGTTTATTTTCACCAGAGAAACCTGTGCCTTTTTAACCAACAATAAAATGGTAATGGATTTTGAGGATTACTATCTCCACACCCTTTTACCTGCAGAATCTTTTTTTCAGACTGTTCTTATGAATACCTCATTCAGTGACATTATTATCAATGATGATAAAAGAGCGGTCATTGAGAAATCTATTTTTCAGACAGAACAGAATACCTCTCATTATATTGAATCTTTAAAATCCGGAAACCAGCTTTTTATCAGAAAAATCAACAAGAAAACAGATGAAAGTATCAGAAAATATATGGAAGAAAGTTATCTTACTCCCCTTCCCTATGTAGATGAAATTGAAAGGGAATTAAAACGGGATAACCGGCAGAATAACTGATTTCTGATTAATTCATCCGGAATTTTACAGGAGATACTGATCAGTGCTTTTCCACTAAATCATTATATTTGAAAAAGATTATAATCTGTTTTCTCTGAATACAATATGGAAAAGAAGCTGACACCGGAGCACTTAAAACTGGCGACATTAGAAAGCCAGGGATTAACACAGAACATCCCTTTCGGAACAGGAAAAACCGCAGTTCTGAATGCTTTGGAGCATCTCGGCTATATACAGATTGATACCTTATCTATGGTAGAACGGGCTCATCATCATACACTTTGGACAAGAATTCCTGATTTCAAGGCTGATTATCTTGAAGACCTGATAGAAGAACGTAAGGTATTTGAATATTGGTTTCATGCCGCTTCTTATCTTCCTATGAAGGATTTCCGGTATGTTTTACCACAAATGCTCTCTATTAAAAGAGGTGAATCGCCTTACTATAATGCCGATCCTAAAGTAATGAGCTATGTAACAGATATGATCCGTAATGAAGGACCTAAAAGAGCAAGAGATTTTGAAAATGAAAACCAGAAAGGAGGAAGCTGGTGGAACTGGAAGCCAGCCAAACTCGCTCTCGAAAGGCTTTTCATGCAGGGAGACCTGATGATCAGCGGACGCTCAGGAATGCAGAAAACTTATGATCTTGCCGAAAGAGTTTTGCCCTCCTCTATTGATACCACAGAACCTGCTCCATTGGAACTGGCAGAATATCTGGTAAAAACCAATCTGCGGGCGTATGGATTTACTACTGTAAAACAAATTACCCACCTCCGAAAAGGAAATGAGCTAAAGAAAAATGTCAGTCAGGTTTTAAAGAACATGCTGGAAGAAGGATCAATAGCTCACGTTAAGACAGAAGGATTATCTTCCGTTTTTGTCCGGAATGATCTGCCTGAAAAGATATATGATTTTCAAGATCCGCATATCCGGCTGCTCTCTCCGTTTGATAATGCTATTATTCACCGGGATAGAATCAGGCAGATTTTTGATTTTGATTTCCGCCTGGAATGCTATACTCCGAAAGAAAAAAGACAATACGGCTATTTCTGCCTTCCTATCCTGTTTGGAGATCAGTTCATCGGTAGGGTTGACTGTAAAGCCCACAGAAAAGAAAAGAAATTTGAGCTTATTCATCTGCATATTGAAAACTCTGCTATCGACTTAGAATTATGGCTTACACCTTTTGTGGAAACGGTGAAACGTTTTGCTGTTTTCAATGGCTGTGAGTTTTTGGTGCTGAATAAAGTAAGTCCTTCAAAGCTGAGCACTGTTATCAAAAAGGAATTGTCCAGGGTAAGATTTAAAAAGTAGCTGATATATTAAAAAACAAACCGCATTATGTATTTCAATAATGCAGCTTTATTTTTAGGTTAATTTCATTTAGTTCAATTTCTGATATGTTTTCTGAACAAAATCATTCCACTGCTGGTTCAGATAAGTTATGGCTTTCTTTTTTTCGTTATCAGTCATAGAAGAATAGGTAATGGAATTGAAGACCAGTTTTTTCAATGCTTTTACATCCAGTTCCCAATACACCTGTGTTACCCAGAAATCATAGCTGAGACCCGTGTATCCATATACAGACGGATCATCGCTGCTGATGGAACATTGTATTCCATTGCTCAGTAAAACTCTTGCAGGGTGGTTTCTAAGATCACTCACATATCCCAGGATCTGATTACTGATAGGGCTTACTTCTACCAGTTTATCCTGTTTTCTGATCTGTTCCATTGTTTTCGGGAAATAAATAAGATTGAGTCCGTGACCGATTCTTTTGTTGTTGAGCAAGGCTACATCCACAACATTTTTATTAAGGATAGAATTGCTTTCCCCGGCATGAAGGAAAAGGGGCAGTTCTACGCCATACTTTTGACTGAGACTGTTCATTTTTGCCCAGCTTTTTTCAAAAAAATGGATATTATGTCCTGCAGCTTCATCCGCCACAAGATCAAAGCCTGAGATCATATCCGGAAATTCTTTCTTCATTTCAAATGCGGTTTCCAGCTGCTTTTCAATACTTTCATTATCCAGGAATTTAAAGCTCGAATAGATCAGTTTCAGCGTAAATTGCGGATCAGATGTATGTATTTCTTTAAGAATATCCTGCAGATCTGTAATGGTCGTTTTCAAGGGATATTTCCCATGCTGAAAATCGTAAAGTTCATCAAAAATATACCTGATTTCCACATGCTGTACATTGTCTTTTATTAAATCCTGGAATCCTTTCTGGTAATATTGTTTAAAGAAAGGACGGTACGGAAGCAGCAGGCTGATCCTTTTAAAACGTTTTTCAAATTCAATCCAATACTCTGTATAAGAGCAAAGACTGTCACGCTTCAATGTAAGAAGATCCTGCAATTCCTTTTCAAAACCGGGCGTTGAGGTCAGTTTTTTCTCAAGACTTATAAATCCTGCCGGAACTTTTCCTTTTTCAAAAAAAGCCAGCTGTCCGAAAATGAACTGATCAGTATCTTTCTGATCGTAGACATAGCATTCCTGATATTTTCTGGCAGCCGAAATGATCCATTTCACATCGGTAATTCCTCCACTGTGGGTATGCAGCAAACCTCCTTTCGGCATGGTTTGAAGAATTTCAAACAGCCTGCTGCTTTCTATGAATGGTTTTAATTCATTAAAAGAACTGTTGTACAACGATATTTTTTTTGCTTCCGTATCACTGATCAGCTGTTGACGAAGCTGAAATAGTTTTTGATCCAAAGCTATTTCTGCATCAGATAACTGGATATCAGCATCAAATGCCATGGCCTCGTTTTCTTTTTCCGACATTGCCAGATTCTGCTGATAAGAAGACATTTGATTCACTTTGCTTTGTCCCCAATATAAGGGTGCTGCTAAAAGTGATATATAAATAAGGTATTTTTTCATCATACTATAGGTGGAGTTTATACTATCGGTGATGTATTACCCGATAAAAGTAGCTTGTTACAGCAAAAATTGTGCAGAATAAGGCGATTTCGAAAATAATATTAATTTTTACTGTAAATAACCTCCACTCTATCTTTCTGCTCCATTACATAAAGCCTTTACCTTCGGCCGACAAATAAATAAAATCTTAGTATCACGGTTGCTATCATCCGGAGGAACACGTTATTCTTCCATTATACTTTGATCACTTTTTGACGGCGTTCTTTTACAGAATCTGATTCTGGCAGCAGCTGCAGCATCACTCCTACCATTACCACACAGATCAGGATCCCAATAATACCGAAATGGTAGGCTGTCTGCCAGCTTTCTTTTGAAAAATAAAAAAATACTCCGCCAATAACACTTACCCCCAGGGCAGAAGCCGTCTGCTGAAAAGTAGAATAAATCCCGGCAGCTCCTCCCGCATATTGTGAGGGAACATTTTTAAGGGCAACATTCAATAAGGAAGGGAGAACCAAGCCATTTCCGAACCCCCACATGGCCATTAATCCTATTATCAAACCACTGCCGACTCCCGGTTTCCAAAGTGTCATCTGAAGAAAAAACGCCACAAATAGAATGACTACTCCCACCTGTAGTACTCTCTTTCCATATTTTACAATAAGACGGGAAGCCATTACAGACGAAACTACAAACAAGATCCCAGGGGCAATAAAGTATAATCCCGAATCCAGCGCTGAAATTCCAAGTCCGTTCTGAAGATAGACCGCACTCAGTAATAAATAAGCCGTATGAAGCATAAAATGAAATAAAACGGCAGTAAGACCGATATTGAAATCTTTTATTGTAAACAATCTGACATCAATCAGAGGATTACCATTTCTTCCCAGCTTCTTTTTCTGATTGTAAATAAAAATAACAAACAGAATAAAAGAAAGTGCCAACAGCCCGAAACTCCATAACGGCCATCCGGATTCCCTTCCCTGAATCAGAGGATAGATAAGAGAAAACAGTGCAAATGTGAGAATAACGATGCCGGTATAATCAAATTTTGTGCTTTCGTGTTTTGGGGTCTCAGTAACGTATTTACGGGTTGCCCAAAGGGTGATGATTCCGATAGGAAGATTAATAAAGAAAACCAGCCTCCAGCCTTCTATTATCCAATGCGTATCTGATAAATAGCCTCCCAGCACCTGACCTATTGCAGCAGCAGTTCCCAGCGTAATTCCGTACAATCCGAATGCCTTTGCCCTTTCTTTTGTATCGGTAAAGAGGACCTGTATGAATGCTATGGTCTGAGGAACCATAAATGAAGCGCTTAATCCCTGGAAAAATCTAGTTACATTCAATTGCCATGCTGACTGAGACAGCCCGCATAAACAGGATGCAACTGTAAAAGCCAGCATTCCCCAGAAGAACACTTTTTTCCTTCCAAAATGATCTCCTGCCCTTCCTCCTGTAATCAGAAAAGCTGCATAGCCAAGAAGATATCCGGCGATAACAAACTGCATTTCTCCGTCTGTAGCATGAATTCCTTTTTTAATGGTAGGTATTGCAATATTGATAATAAATACGTCAATAACGGAAAGTAAAGGGGCAGCCAGAACAATGATCAGTTCCAGCCATTTATTATTCTTTGTAGTGTTCATTTTAAATCAGTTTTTGGATAATTTTTTTGGCAGATTGTATTTCGTCAGGCTTTTTAAAAACAGATGCCGTTACAATAGAACCTTCCAGCATTACATAAATGGTTTCTGCCAGTTCTTCATCGGTAAGAATCTTTTTGTGACCGGAATTTCTGACAAGAGCTGTTATAAATTCCCTACTGTGAATTTTTACCTTCTGAATCTCAGCTAAAACTCTGGGATCACTCGTTCCGGCTTCATCATTGGCTTTAATGAACGGACAGCCTCCGTATTGTCTGATCTCCTGCCTTTGGGTATGGTGATCAAAAATAGCCAATAGCTTTTCCTTTGGATCGTTAACGGCATTCACACTCGCTTCCAGCCTGCTGAACCAAAGCTGATGCATTCTCTGGATGTAGGCAACCAACAGATCTGTTTTTGTTTCAAAATGTTTATATAATGAAGCTTTTGCAATATCAGACTCACTGATAATCTGATTAATTCCGGTGTTACTATACCCCTGCTCGTAGAATAATTTTTCTGCGGTATCTAAAATTTTGTCAATGACAACCTGACCTCTCTGTTTCATGGAGCAAAGATATATAATAAATAGACAACTTTGTCTATTTATTATTTTTGCTTTTATCTATTCAGTGTATTGATATTACCTTTCACTCATAAAAAATCAATCAATAAGACTGTTTCGTTTAAAAATCACGATCTTATAAATTGGCTTCAGCTCCTTATCATCTACAGTTTCTTTCCTTTGTGAATTTGTATTTTTTTCAATAATTGTCGCATTTTTTAACACTTTTTTAATCTATATGGGTTGCATCAGGGAGGAACTTTACCTACCTTTGTCAGTGGAATGCGGAAGAGATTTTATCAATATTTGTACAGTTTATTATTTGCCTGGCTTACCGTTTTAGGCTGGTATTACGGGCAAATTCAGCAGTATATTTCAACCGATATTTCTTCCGGTCTTCAGTTTACAACGGACCTTCTGGTTCATCAGAAAAAAAGCATTGATGATTCTTATGCATTTATCAATAGCCATGAGGGTAAGGATGCTTACAATATCAGCCATCCCCGCTACAGCAAAATCAGAGCTAATCTTTCTGAAAACGATAATGAAAATGATGACAATGTAGAAACATTAGATTCCAGCGAGCTTCTTGCGCTTTTCAAAGATGGTTTCTGGCACTTGATTTCTGATTTCGTCACTACATTTCATAACAGACAAATCGCTGTTTCACTCGCTCAGTCAGAGCATTTAAAACCTTTGCATGATGATCTGTACATCCAGTACAGGGTCATCAGACTGTGATTTTATAATAATTTTTTTTCGAAAACTTTTTACTGGCTTTCAAGCACTTGAGAGCACGTAACTCTATTTTTTCAATTATCAATTATTATAAAACAATATTATCATGGTCAAGAAAAGTCTCATGTATATCAGCCTGTGCCTTATTTTTCTGTTGGCAGGCTGCGAATCTGAGAAAAAAGAAAAAGCAGAAGCAGCATCATTCAACGTTACCAGTCCGCTTGTAAAAGATACTCTGGTAAACAAAGATTATGTTGCACAAATCCGTTCTATCAATCATATCGAACTCCGTGCCCAGGAAAAGGGATACATCCAGTCTATTTATGTAGATGAAGGACAGTTGGTAAAAAAAGGACAGCTGATGTTTAAAATCATGCCCAATCTTTATGAATCTGATGTAAACCGCGCCAAAGCGGAAACGAAGTACGCAGAAATAGAATATCAGAATACTAAAAATCTTTCTGACAAGAACATTGTGGCTCCTCAGGAAATGGCTATGGCTAAAGCAAGATATGAAAAAGCACAGGCAGAGCTTTCTTCAATGAATACCCATTTGAGATTCACAGAAATCCGCGCTCCTTTTACCGGCATTGTGGGAAAATTACATGTACGGAAAGGAAGCCTTGTAGATGAAGGCGAGCTTGTCACAGAACTTTCAGACAACAGCAAAATGTGGGTATACTTTAATGTGCCGGAAGCCGAATATCTGAACCAGATGGATGCCCAGAAAGATAACAGCCCAATGCACGTACGTCTGAGAATGGCCAATGGTAAAGAATTTACACAGGATGGTGTAGTGGAAACCATAGAATCTGATTTTGACAATGAAACAGGAAATATTGCTTACAGAGCTACATTCCCGAATCCAAAAGGCCTGTTGAGATACGGAGAAACAGGAAATATTGTCATTACCTCACCTTATGCCAATGCCATGATGATTCCACAGAAAGCTACTTTTGAGGAGCTTGAAAAGAAATATGTATATGTAATTGGGAAAGATGGTAAAGTACATGCAAGAGAAATAAAAGTTGCCGCAGAACTGCCGCATATTCATGTAGTTGCTTCGGGGCTTGCAAAGGATGACAGAATCCTTCTGGAGGGTCTTAGAATGGTGCAGGAAAACCAGAAGATCAGCTCAAAATACCAAAAACCTGAAAAAGTAATGTCGAATCTGGATCTGTACGCCGAATAATCCCAAGCCGCATTATGTTTAAAAAAGTAATACACAGACCGGTTTTCGCTATTGTGATATCGGTTGTTATCCTGTTTATGGGAGGGATTGCCATGAAGCAGCTTCCCACAGAACAGTTTCCAAAAATTGCTCCTACCACCGTAGCGGTTTCTATTGCGTATCCCGGAGCGAGTGCAGATGTATTGGTAAAATCATCTCTGATAACGATTGAAAATGCCATTAATGGTGTTCAGGGAATGCGTTATATTACTACTGACGCTACAAGTGCCGGAGAAGCCACCGTAAACGTTGTCTTTGATCCCGGAACCGATCCCAACGAAGCGGTAGTTCTCGTAAAAACCAGAGTAGATCAGATAATGCCCCTATTACCGGAGCTTGTTCAGAAAGAAGGAGTTGTGGTAAACCCCATTCAGCCAAGTATGCTGATGTACGTGAACCTTTACAGCACGAATAAAAGTATGGATGAAAAATTCCTGTATAACTATTCGATGGTGAATATCATCCCGGAAATAAACCGGATCCACGGGATAGCAAAATCTCAGATTCTGGGAAGCCGCAGATATGCCATGCGTATCTGGCTGAACCCTGACCGTATGCGTGCTTATGACATTTCCGTAGATGAGGTGATGAAAGCGATTGGCGAGCAAAGCATCATCGGAAGACCGGGAAGAATCGGGCAAAGTTCAGGTATTGCCGCACAATCGCTGGAGTATGTATTGACGTATAAAGGACAATATAACAAACCGGAAGAATATGAAAACATCATTGTACGTTCCAATGCAGAAGGAGAAAATGTCAAGCTTAAAGATATTGCCAAAGTAGAGCTGGGAAGCGAGTTCTTTGATATTTATTCCAATCTTGACGGGCATCCTTCCGCCTCCATCGTTTTAAAGCAAAATTACGGAAGTAATGCCAATGATGTGATCCGGGATGTGAAAGCAAAACTGGCAGAAATGAAAGGAAATTTTCCTCCCGGTGTAGATTACAAGATCAGTTATGACGTATCTCAGTTTCTTGATGCTTCTATTGAACAGGTGATCCATACCTTGAGAGATGCATTTATTCTGGTGGCCATCGTGGTCTTCATATTCCTTGGCGACTGGCGTTCTACCCTGATTCCTATTATTGCCGTACCGGTCTCACTGATCGGAACTTTCTTTGTGATTCAGTTTTTCGGGCTGACCATTAATCTTGTTACCCTTTTCGCGCTGGTATTAGCGATCGGTATCGTGGTTGATAATGCAATTGTAGTGATAGAAGCCGTTCACGCCAAAATGGAAGACAGCAATATTTCACCTTACAAAGCCGTAAAAGAAGTAATGGGAGAAATTGCAGGGGCTATTATTGCCATTACAGCCGTGATGGTAGCTGTGTTCATTCCTATTTCATTTATGACGGGTCCTGTGGGAACTTTCTACCGCCAGTTTTCCATTACGATGGCGAGCTCTATTGTAATTTCAGCGGTAGTGGCCCTCACACTGACTCCGGTTCTGGCAGCAATGCTCTTAAAAAACCATCATGGCAAGCCGAAAAAAACCAATATTTTCACCAAAGCTTTAGATTCTTTTAACAGCGGGTTTGATAAAGTAACCGGAAAATACGCTTCATTCCTTAGAAAAATCGTCAGCAGAAAAGTTGTAACATGGGGAATTTTAATTGCTTTCTGTGCCGGGATTTTTGTGATCAACAAGGTGCTTCCAGGCGGATTTATCCCGAATGAAGACCAGGGAACCATCTATGCCATTATCCAGACTCCTCCGGGATCTACGCTGGAACAGACCAATAAGGTTTCCAGAACATTGCAGAAAATCTGTATGGGCGTAGACGGTGTGGAATCTGTATCATCACTGGCTGGATATGAAATCATGACAGAAGGCCGTGGATCCAATGCGGGAACCTGCCTGATCAACCTTAAAAGCTGGAATGACCGTGACCATTCTGTAAAGGAGATCATGAAAGAACTGGAAGAAAAATCAAAAGACCTCGGCGCAACCATTGAATTTTTCGAACCGCCGGCTGTACCTGGATTCGGATCTTCAGGAGGTTTCTCTATGAGACTTCTTGATCTTAACAGAACCACCGATTATCAGGAATTTGATAAAGCCAATAAAGATTTTATCGCACAGCTTAAAAAACGTAAAGAACTTTCAGGAGTATTCACCTTCTTTGCAGCCAATTATCCTCAGTATGAGCTGGTATTTGACAATAACGCTGCCATGCAGAAAGGTGTTTCTATCGGAAAAGCGATGGACAACCTCAACATTCTGATTGGGAGTACCTATGAGCAGGGCTTTATCCGTTTCGGACAGTTCTTTAAGGTGTATGTACAGTCATCGCCGGAATTCAGAAGACTTCCTACGGATATCATGAACCTGTATGTGAAAAACGACCGTGATGAAATGGTGCCTTATTCAGCCTTTATGACGATGAAGAAGACGCAGGGCCCCAACGAAATTACCCGTTACAACATGTACAATTCTGCGGCAATCCGCGGACTTCCGGCTGCAGGATATACAACGGCTGATGCTATCCAGGCTATCAATGAAACAGCAGCTAAAACACTTCCTCACGGATATAAAGTAGCCTGGGAAGGATTATCTTATGATGAGGCACAGCGTGGGAATGAAGCTATTTATGTTTTCCTTGTTGTCCTGGTGTTTGTTTATCTGGTGCTGGCGGCTCAGTATGAAAGTTTCCTGATTCCGTTTGCGGTATTATGTTCACTGCCGGTGGGAGTATTCGGATCTTTCTTACTGTTAAAAGCAATGGGACTGGAAAACGACATTTATGCACAGGTTGGATTAATCATGATTATTGGCCTATTGGGTAAAAATGCAGTGCTAATTGTAGAATTTGCCGTGAAAAGACGTCAGGCAGGAGATTCTATTCTGGAAGCTGCTGTAGAAGGTTCCAAAGCCCGTTTCAGACCGATCCTGATGACCTCTTTTGCATTTATTGCAGGGCTGGTTCCGCTTGTTTTTGCAAGAGGTGCCGGAGCTATCGGGAACCATACCATCGGGGCTTCCTCATTAGGAGGAATGCTTATAGGAACGCTATTCGGAGTTATTGTAATTCCTGGCCTTTACTACATATTTGCCCAATGGTCTGATGGTAAAAAAATGATCAAAGACGAAGATGAATCTCCATTAAGCGAAGACATGATCCATTATGAATAAAAGAAAAATATATCAATATGCAGGTCTGGCAGTCTTCTTATTAAGTCTTACTGCCTGTAAACCTATCGAAATAGAACAGCGTGCTGAACATAAAACCGTCCCAGAAAAATACGGCGCAGCAGAGAATGACAGCACCAATACGGGAAAAATGAGGTGGAATGAGTATTTCAGTGATCCGCAGCTCCAGGCCTTGATAACTCAGGCTCTTCAGAATAACCAGGAACTGAATATTGTGCTTCAGGAAATTGAAATGTCTAAAAATGAAATCAAGGCCAGAAAAGGTGAATACCTTCCATCAGTAGGTTTAAAAGCCGGAGCGGGAGTAGATAAAGTAAGCCGCTATACCAATATCGGGGCTATGGAAGCCAATACCGAAATAGAGCCCGGCAGAGAAATGCCGGAACCTTTATTCGATTTTGGAGCAGGAGCTCAGGCCCAGTGGGAAACTGATA of the Chryseobacterium aureum genome contains:
- a CDS encoding efflux RND transporter periplasmic adaptor subunit; this translates as MVKKSLMYISLCLIFLLAGCESEKKEKAEAASFNVTSPLVKDTLVNKDYVAQIRSINHIELRAQEKGYIQSIYVDEGQLVKKGQLMFKIMPNLYESDVNRAKAETKYAEIEYQNTKNLSDKNIVAPQEMAMAKARYEKAQAELSSMNTHLRFTEIRAPFTGIVGKLHVRKGSLVDEGELVTELSDNSKMWVYFNVPEAEYLNQMDAQKDNSPMHVRLRMANGKEFTQDGVVETIESDFDNETGNIAYRATFPNPKGLLRYGETGNIVITSPYANAMMIPQKATFEELEKKYVYVIGKDGKVHAREIKVAAELPHIHVVASGLAKDDRILLEGLRMVQENQKISSKYQKPEKVMSNLDLYAE
- a CDS encoding winged helix-turn-helix domain-containing protein — translated: MEKKLTPEHLKLATLESQGLTQNIPFGTGKTAVLNALEHLGYIQIDTLSMVERAHHHTLWTRIPDFKADYLEDLIEERKVFEYWFHAASYLPMKDFRYVLPQMLSIKRGESPYYNADPKVMSYVTDMIRNEGPKRARDFENENQKGGSWWNWKPAKLALERLFMQGDLMISGRSGMQKTYDLAERVLPSSIDTTEPAPLELAEYLVKTNLRAYGFTTVKQITHLRKGNELKKNVSQVLKNMLEEGSIAHVKTEGLSSVFVRNDLPEKIYDFQDPHIRLLSPFDNAIIHRDRIRQIFDFDFRLECYTPKEKRQYGYFCLPILFGDQFIGRVDCKAHRKEKKFELIHLHIENSAIDLELWLTPFVETVKRFAVFNGCEFLVLNKVSPSKLSTVIKKELSRVRFKK
- a CDS encoding efflux RND transporter permease subunit, giving the protein MFKKVIHRPVFAIVISVVILFMGGIAMKQLPTEQFPKIAPTTVAVSIAYPGASADVLVKSSLITIENAINGVQGMRYITTDATSAGEATVNVVFDPGTDPNEAVVLVKTRVDQIMPLLPELVQKEGVVVNPIQPSMLMYVNLYSTNKSMDEKFLYNYSMVNIIPEINRIHGIAKSQILGSRRYAMRIWLNPDRMRAYDISVDEVMKAIGEQSIIGRPGRIGQSSGIAAQSLEYVLTYKGQYNKPEEYENIIVRSNAEGENVKLKDIAKVELGSEFFDIYSNLDGHPSASIVLKQNYGSNANDVIRDVKAKLAEMKGNFPPGVDYKISYDVSQFLDASIEQVIHTLRDAFILVAIVVFIFLGDWRSTLIPIIAVPVSLIGTFFVIQFFGLTINLVTLFALVLAIGIVVDNAIVVIEAVHAKMEDSNISPYKAVKEVMGEIAGAIIAITAVMVAVFIPISFMTGPVGTFYRQFSITMASSIVISAVVALTLTPVLAAMLLKNHHGKPKKTNIFTKALDSFNSGFDKVTGKYASFLRKIVSRKVVTWGILIAFCAGIFVINKVLPGGFIPNEDQGTIYAIIQTPPGSTLEQTNKVSRTLQKICMGVDGVESVSSLAGYEIMTEGRGSNAGTCLINLKSWNDRDHSVKEIMKELEEKSKDLGATIEFFEPPAVPGFGSSGGFSMRLLDLNRTTDYQEFDKANKDFIAQLKKRKELSGVFTFFAANYPQYELVFDNNAAMQKGVSIGKAMDNLNILIGSTYEQGFIRFGQFFKVYVQSSPEFRRLPTDIMNLYVKNDRDEMVPYSAFMTMKKTQGPNEITRYNMYNSAAIRGLPAAGYTTADAIQAINETAAKTLPHGYKVAWEGLSYDEAQRGNEAIYVFLVVLVFVYLVLAAQYESFLIPFAVLCSLPVGVFGSFLLLKAMGLENDIYAQVGLIMIIGLLGKNAVLIVEFAVKRRQAGDSILEAAVEGSKARFRPILMTSFAFIAGLVPLVFARGAGAIGNHTIGASSLGGMLIGTLFGVIVIPGLYYIFAQWSDGKKMIKDEDESPLSEDMIHYE
- a CDS encoding amidohydrolase family protein, with the protein product MMKKYLIYISLLAAPLYWGQSKVNQMSSYQQNLAMSEKENEAMAFDADIQLSDAEIALDQKLFQLRQQLISDTEAKKISLYNSSFNELKPFIESSRLFEILQTMPKGGLLHTHSGGITDVKWIISAARKYQECYVYDQKDTDQFIFGQLAFFEKGKVPAGFISLEKKLTSTPGFEKELQDLLTLKRDSLCSYTEYWIEFEKRFKRISLLLPYRPFFKQYYQKGFQDLIKDNVQHVEIRYIFDELYDFQHGKYPLKTTITDLQDILKEIHTSDPQFTLKLIYSSFKFLDNESIEKQLETAFEMKKEFPDMISGFDLVADEAAGHNIHFFEKSWAKMNSLSQKYGVELPLFLHAGESNSILNKNVVDVALLNNKRIGHGLNLIYFPKTMEQIRKQDKLVEVSPISNQILGYVSDLRNHPARVLLSNGIQCSISSDDPSVYGYTGLSYDFWVTQVYWELDVKALKKLVFNSITYSSMTDNEKKKAITYLNQQWNDFVQKTYQKLN
- a CDS encoding beta-1,6-N-acetylglucosaminyltransferase, which codes for MQTSSPQTNPHTQTLESHPTPHVRIAYFIMIHHKPEVFKDMFQKIYTRDQFYLIHIDRKAKPDFVEEIQQYIIQFPNAYILDSMNIVSGGFNMVQAELNAMEFLLNVSKEWDYFINLSGEDYPLKSQNIIRKFLTFNKGRNYLFYYDQKFYRPDTLQRIQNHFTELAYIISSFIYKRAFMKDVTPYIGGKWFIFTRETCAFLTNNKMVMDFEDYYLHTLLPAESFFQTVLMNTSFSDIIINDDKRAVIEKSIFQTEQNTSHYIESLKSGNQLFIRKINKKTDESIRKYMEESYLTPLPYVDEIERELKRDNRQNN
- a CDS encoding MFS transporter, with the translated sequence MNTTKNNKWLELIIVLAAPLLSVIDVFIINIAIPTIKKGIHATDGEMQFVIAGYLLGYAAFLITGGRAGDHFGRKKVFFWGMLAFTVASCLCGLSQSAWQLNVTRFFQGLSASFMVPQTIAFIQVLFTDTKERAKAFGLYGITLGTAAAIGQVLGGYLSDTHWIIEGWRLVFFINLPIGIITLWATRKYVTETPKHESTKFDYTGIVILTFALFSLIYPLIQGRESGWPLWSFGLLALSFILFVIFIYNQKKKLGRNGNPLIDVRLFTIKDFNIGLTAVLFHFMLHTAYLLLSAVYLQNGLGISALDSGLYFIAPGILFVVSSVMASRLIVKYGKRVLQVGVVILFVAFFLQMTLWKPGVGSGLIIGLMAMWGFGNGLVLPSLLNVALKNVPSQYAGGAAGIYSTFQQTASALGVSVIGGVFFYFSKESWQTAYHFGIIGILICVVMVGVMLQLLPESDSVKERRQKVIKV
- a CDS encoding TetR/AcrR family transcriptional regulator produces the protein MKQRGQVVIDKILDTAEKLFYEQGYSNTGINQIISESDIAKASLYKHFETKTDLLVAYIQRMHQLWFSRLEASVNAVNDPKEKLLAIFDHHTQRQEIRQYGGCPFIKANDEAGTSDPRVLAEIQKVKIHSREFITALVRNSGHKKILTDEELAETIYVMLEGSIVTASVFKKPDEIQSAKKIIQKLI